Proteins encoded in a region of the Zea mays cultivar B73 chromosome 2, Zm-B73-REFERENCE-NAM-5.0, whole genome shotgun sequence genome:
- the LOC100275409 gene encoding uncharacterized protein LOC100275409 encodes MVAFMASSGAMKASSRPTFVTPRSFFNWGKSARETETPPPQLQFSYHDVEPPFPMSLVAKTHLRDRELRCCYKATVDGFSATDFHRRCDFKGPCVVVGYTDGGFRFGGFSPEGYRSTDDYYDTLDAFLFYWAESTEVSAPPVVLPKVGGSGAALFDYSRGGPQFGADGLLIGPPLTAVMGVFTGPDSSAGVGDLRSARSRLGLSYARRPDGKESLFGDEGRAQLVEVLVFCNPQIASLY; translated from the exons ATGGTGGCGTTCATGGCGAGCAGCGGGGCCATGAAGGCGTCGAGCAGGCCAACCTTCGTCACCCCTCGTAGCTTCTTTAACTGGGGCAAAAGCGCGAGAGAAACCGAGACGCCGCCGCCGCAGCTGCAGTTCTCCTACCACGACGTCGAGCCACCGTTCCCCATGTCGCTCGTGGCAAAAACACACCTCAGAG ACCGTGAGCTCAGGTGCTGCTACAAGGCCACCGTGGACGGCTTCAGTGCTACGGACTTCCACCGGCGGTGCGACTTCAAGGGCCCCTGCGTCGTCGTTGGCTACACCGACGGTGGCTTCCGTTTCGGCGGGTTCAGCCCGGAGGGGTACCGAAGCACGGACGACTACTACGACACGCTGGACGCGTTCCTCTTCTACTGGGCGGAATCTACGGAGGTCTCGGCGCCGCCCGTGGTGCTGCCCAAGGTGGGCGGGAGCGGCGCGGCGCTGTTCGACTACTCCCGCGGCGGGCCACAGTTCGGCGCCGACGGCCTGCTCATCGGCCCGCCGCTCACCGCCGTGATGGGCGTGTTCACTGGACCCGACTCCAGCGCCGGCGTCGGCGACCTCCGCAGCGCTCGCTCGCGGCTTGGCCTGTCGTACGCGAGGCGGCCGGACGGGAAGGAGAGCCTGTTCGGCGACGAGGGCAGGGCCCAGCTCGTGGAGGTGCTCGTCTTCTGCAATCCGCAGATCGCGAGCCTGTACTGA